A stretch of the Chelonoidis abingdonii isolate Lonesome George chromosome 11, CheloAbing_2.0, whole genome shotgun sequence genome encodes the following:
- the NECTIN2 gene encoding nectin-2 isoform X2 has product MGVPRSFVFWSLLSVVLTQRVKVRNEVTGYVGDEAMLQCLFPATSPDIKVSQVTWMKEMGGKKQNVAVYLPDHKPNFPLDNSGRIRFLNVSLQDATLIIQPLRMSDEGTYVCEFATYPHGNEDGITTLSILARPTNTAESRKVVVGNTTIPVAICTSANGKPPAHIKWLTTLPGSYNASEVTNGDGTVTVTSQFNMVPTAVADQQQITCVISQRTLAVPENIPVTLSVLYPPQVTIDGYDDNWYMSRSEAVLRCTAKGNPKPTHYSWSTPSGPLPPTVQVQGDRLVVQSVDVAVNTTFICHVTNSVGTTRVEQTVLVREHPMRLQSSAGAVAGGLVGGILALALLGALVFFLLRRRRTRPPVKGAYDSSTRVFGNGAAPPPSLIYRPNSELDRPLRATPGEGAPGEQSGPYSYPGQRHEEEEEGERLDEVGPILQLSAHPGHGAPSGYEDDDMESQHDGSIISKTAVYV; this is encoded by the exons ATGGGCGTGCCCCGCAGCTTCGTCTTCTGGAGCCTGCTGAGCG TGGTGCTGACCCAGCGGGTGAAGGTCCGGAATGAGGTCACGGGCTACGTGGGCGATGAGGCCATGCTGCAGTGCCTTTTCCCCGCCACCAGCCCCGACATCAaggtcagccaggttacctggatGAAGGAGATGGGGGGCAAGAAGCAGAACGTGGCTGTCTACCTCCCGGACCACAAGCCCAACTTCCCCTTGGACAACAGCGGCAGGATCCGGTTTCTGAACGTCTCCCTGCAGGACGCCACGCTGATCATCCAGCCCTTGCGCATGAGTGACGAGGGGACCTACGTTTGTGAATTCGCCACCTACCCTCATGGCAATGAGGACGGGATCACCACGCTCAGCATCCTGG CCAGGCCCACCAACACGGCGGAGTCGCGGAAGGTGGTGGTGGGTAACACCACGATCCCAGTGGCCATTTGCACCTCAGCCAACGGCAAACCCCCCGCCCACATCAAGTGGCTCACCACCCTCCCCGGCAGCTACAATGCCTCCGAGGTGACCAACGGAGATGGCACTGTCACCGTCACCAGCCAGTTCAACATGGTGCCCACGGCGGTGGCAGACCAGCAGCAAATCACCTGTGTCATCAGCCAGAGAACACTGGCTGTGCCGGAGAACATCCCTGTCACGCTGTCCGTGCTGT ACCCGCCACAAGTCACTATTGATGGCTATGATGACAACTGGTACATGAGCCGGAGTGAGGCCGTGCTGAGATGCACCGCCAAAGGGAACCCCAAACCTACCCATTACTCCTGGAGCAC gcctaGTGGGCCGCTGCCCCCCACGGTGCAGGTACAGGGCGACCGGCTGGTGGTGCAGTCAGTGGATGTGGCGGTGAACACGACCTTCATCTGCCATGTCACTAATAGCGTGGGGACAACACGAGTCGAGCAGACTGTCCTGGTGCGAG AGCACCCCATGAGGCTGCAGAGCAGCGCCGGAGCCGTTGCTGGGGGTCTCGTCGGGGGCATCCTGGCCCTCGCCCTGCTCGGGGCTCTGGTATTCTTCCTGCTCCGCCGGCGCCGCACCCGACCCCCTGTCAAGGGTGCCTATGACTCCAGCACCCGCGTCTTTGGCAATGGGGCCGCTCCGCCCCCCAGCTTAATCTACCGCCCCAACTCAGAGCTGGACCGGCCCCTCAGGGCCACACCGGGTGAGGGGGCCCCCGGGGAGCAGTCTGGCCCCTACAGCTACCCGGGCCAGCGGcacgaggaggaagaggaaggggagCGGCTTGACGAGGTGGGGCCCATATTGCAGCTCAGCGCCCACCCCGGGCACGGTGCTCCAAGCGGCTACGAGGACGATGACATGGAGTCACAGCACGACGGGTCCATCATCTCCAAGACGGCTGTCTATGTGTGA